From the genome of Astyanax mexicanus isolate ESR-SI-001 chromosome 3, AstMex3_surface, whole genome shotgun sequence:
TATGGTCGTTAAtatgtttttgctttatttgtttCAGCCTCGGGATTATATATGGAATTTTTTCATTTGCTAATTTATTAGCTCCCCCTGTTGTAACAGTAATCGGACCACGTTTTACAATGTTCTTCAGTGGAATTCTTTACAGGCAAGTAGCATTTATTAGTCAACACCTGTTTCAGAGCAGTAGACATTCATCTAtagtgaaggaaataattatttgatctctTGCTggttttgtaagtttgcccactgacaaagaacatgaacatgaacagTCTATAGTTTTAAGGGTAGgttcattttaacagtgagagataaaatcaagaaaatcacattgtgtacattttataaatttgttggcattttacagagagaaataagtatttgatcccctaccaaccattaagagttctggctcctacagaccagttacaTTCTCCTAATTGACTCGTTACCTGCATTAAATACAGCTTTTCTACGCAATTGTCACCTGTATCAAAGACTCCTGTCCACAACTATTGGTAACACATTACGTCgtaattaatttaaattctgCAGTGCCCACAAGGTCTCCCTGCTTAAAAAGGCACATCTGAAGTTTGCCAATAAACACCTGGATGATtctgagagagattgaaagaaggtgctgtggtcaaatAAGACTCTTTTAGATGGGCTCTATGGCATTAACTCAACTCGTTGTGTTTGGAGGAAAAGAAATACTGACTATGACacaaagaacaccatccccactgtcacgCATGAAGATGGAAATattatgttttgggggtgtttctctctTAAGGGCAATGGATTACTTGGAGCCATGTACTGTAAAATCCTGATTAACAACCTCCTTCTCTCTGCCATCAGTACATTAaaaatgggtcgtggctgggtcttccaacacgacaatgacccaaaacgtACTGTCCAGGCAACAAAGGAGTTGCTCAAAATAAAGCACATCAAAGtcatggagtggcctagccagtctccagaccttaatcccatagaaaatTTATGAAGGGAGCTGAAGCTCTGAGTTGCCATAAGACAGCCTCAAAATCGtaatgatttagagatgatctgcacagatgagtgggccaaaattcctttTGACATGTGCGCAAACCTTAttatcaacaacaaaaaacgtctgactgctgtgctcgccaacaagggttttgccacaaagtattaagtcttgtttgtaattttctgcattttatttttgatagtatatctctcactgttaaaattaccCTActcttaaaattatagactgttcatgtctttgtcagtgaacaatcaaaatcagcaagggatcaaacaACTATTTCCTTCACTATATGTACATTCACCATCATAACATAATCCTCCACCTCCACATGTTTCTGTCCTTTAGTGGTTATATAGCTGTATTCATTAATCCATGGACCTGGTCCTTTTACTTCACCTCAGTGCTAATTGGTATCGGAGCAGCTCGTAAGTATTCAGACTTCTCTGGCATTTGAAACTCATTTTCATTCAGCTGTTCTAAAAAGAGCATTTTGACCCCTGCTGTAGATCCTCTTTGTGTACTAATACTGCATTCCACCCAGACTTAGATTAATAATAACGTTTATTAGGATATTATAATCCAGTCTAATCTCAAATCCAATGTTTTATTGCTATAGTATTTAATAAGGATTTTGACACATTTTAGATTGGATTAAGctcttagtttttatttccagtgCTTTGGACAGCTCAAGGACACTTTCTGGTGGAGAACTCTGATGCCTCCACCATTAACAGGAACACTGGGTTGTTTTGGGCTTTGTTGCAGTGCAGGTAAGAGGAAAAAAGCAGAACAAAAGTCACTAAAAACACGGACAACTGCTGATGCTGTACATTGTGTTTTTTAGTCTTTTACTGATACTTTAATACTTACTGTTGTTTCTATATTCATACATTCAGCATTAGGATTCttgtctgtatttccataaaacaaacaaaaaaaagtcattaaaaaaggCTAGTAttttgtatataactgtatataacctggATAACATTTACCAAGAGTTGAAGACTTACATAAATGTGTGCCATCTCTAatgtttcttaatgttttttttcattgctttttttgcattttgatttttttacaataactattgctctctttttttctttcagtatGCTGTTTGGTAATCTCTATGTTTATTTAGACTGGAAAGGAAAATCTGAAATTTCAGGTAAATCTAGAATCAGCTTTAAAATTATATCTTAAAAAAACTTTGGGttcctatcttacaccatgcACAGGGCACaccacaatgctcattgctatcttatatgCCACCAACAGTCTGAGTTATTTAAAAAGCcacagtgcttgtaaatatattgtatctTAAGGCTGCAAGAAATACGGTTTGCATGGCTTGAACCATGCAAAGGACGTACTAAATTAAGTACGTaattacaggattttttttttagtaaaacatgataaagagaacTAGCCTTTGTTAATTAGCTCACccctgctctcctgcagctttccgagatccagtaattttgtgctttttgcccatcACTCTTTACAATGGCTGCTTTGGGGAGccatgacatttaaaacaaggcattaataactttaaaaatgcttattatagaagcttaataaaaaacaGTCAAATTCTGGATTCTACAATTttataagttaagttaagtagctactttgagcctgttTGAACAgtgtaaaaatgatttattggaggtgtgctattcaacaaaagtaagtactctttatcatgttttactacacccaaagtgggtgtgttttgagcataacgtgaaataaatcaatcagtgtagTTTTATTCCTAAACACTTACGCTATTTTGACAGTGCGGgcacaagacgtgaaaataggatgtggacagggtgtaagatagcaataagcattgtgacGAGCCTTGCGCAgcgtgtacgatagggcccattaTCTAAATTTGTGACTCTGAAGGCATGTGCTTATGGTTTGTCTGATGTAATTCGGGCTCTATGCAGATGGAGACAGGAGGATTATGTTTATTGCTCTGCTGGTCACCTCTGTAATCGGCACTCTGAGCTTCCTGATCCTGAGAAGATCACAGCAGCTGGAGGACGAGGTTCTGTCTGAGGAAGAGGGACGATCCTTATTGTCATCTCGGTTAATGTAAAGTTACTAatgtttactgttttactgtggtGATTACCGGTAATAATGTTTATGCTAGTGTCTTTAATCAATTTAAGGTATTATCAAAATTATCAAACCCTTGTACTgtcttaaaataaagtttttctttctttaatttattttctataatgtagattaatattaaagacataaaaaaacaattaatgacctaaacctgatgaactgagatggtgatttgaggtgatttaattgggatgagctggagcttcacagcatgaagaaaaagcatcagctattgttcagcacctccaggaactccttccttcaagatgctgagaaaactattccaagtgactctccctcatgaagacactgagattaaaataccaagagtgtgcagatctgtcctcaaagataaatgtgatacttagaagaatctaaagaataaaacacACCCCTTTCATTCAATAcgatttgtttctttttatgattttttacattttctacttAATATTGAagtctatattaaagctatacaggaacacatgtagaattattctgtaaacaaaaagtgttaaacaaaccagaatatgttttatgctttagaTTCATCTTTGAGgatagatctgcacactcttggtattttaatctcagtgtcttcatgagggagagtcacctggaatagttttctcagcgtcttgaaggaaggagttcctggaggtgctgaacaatagttgctgcttttccttcacgctgtgaagatccATAAATTGCTTTAATTGCAACATGCTGTCTTTCACATTATGATGCTGCAGGAAGTTTCGAGTGGAAGGAATTTAACCAACTGAAATTCCCCTAGCTGATATCATCTGACTAGTATGTAGGAAATAAAAGAGCACTGCTTAGGGACAGTGTAGAATGGAATCTAGCTCGACTGAAAACAAGAACAAGAGAAAGTGAAACATTGCCCTTATTTATACCTCTATAAAAGCTGTATATACACCACCAACAAACACAGATTACATTTAGGTCATATTTTATCCTTAGGACAAGGGCGGTGTACAGAATATGAAGACTACACAAGGGTTATAACCAGTTCAGTTTGTTAAATGTTGTTCTTATCAGTTCCCTGTGTTACAGATATAAGCAGCGAGCCAACTCTGCTATAAATGATGCCAAAGCAGAATTCAGTAAGTACTAATATTACACTCATACATCACTGCTGTCAAAGCAGCTTCCCAAGGAGGAAAAATGtgcttaatttataaaataaacgaGAAATAAAATGATTTCAAAGGAAATCGGCTTTCTTGATAAAGTATTTGTAATACATAAGTTTTATATGCTTTAATTTTGCACTGTGACAAgttgtttttatttctgtttttattttagagaCTATTTTGCACCTTTTTGGGACAAAAACAATATTACTCCTTGCCTGTTGCATGGCATACAGTGGTAAGTTTAACATTATGTCACAgagaatacagctctgtaaaaaaatgagagcacctaaaattatgagtttctttgattttaccaaattataaacctctggaatataatcagaaggaagatggatgaccacaagccatcaaaccaccaaactgaactgcttgaatttttgcaccaggagtaaaggcataaagttatccaaaagcagtgtgtaagactggtggaggagaacatgccaagatgcacgaaaactgtgattaaaaaccagggttattccaccaaatattgatttctaaactctatgaatatgaatttgttttctttgcattatttgaggtctgaaagctctgcatctttttttgttatttcagccatttctcattttctgcaaataaatgctctaaatgacaatatttttatgtagaatttgggagaaatgttgtctgtagtttatagaataaaacaaccatgttcattttaatcaaacataaacctataaatagcaaaatcagagaaactgattcagaaactgaagtgatctctgaatgtttttccagcgctgtataccAGTTCTTTATGTGATTTACCACAATAACAGTACTGTTCTCTGTTTCCAGGTCTGGAGCTCTCTTTTTACAGCGGTGTGTACGGAACTTGCATTGGAGCAACAAGTCAGTTCGGTGATGGAGCCAAAGCTTTGATTGGGATTTCAGGGATTGTGGTGGGATTTGGAGAAATAATTGGTGAGAAAACATTTTTCCCTCTGTtttacttaccatcagtgtgttgtcTTTCCCTCACAGTAGCTTACCTTCTGtactacactgcctgaccaaaaaaagtcTTTACCTggatttaactgtattttttattagagTTGTtgtcacaatacaggggttatgatttagTATATCACAATAAAATTCAATATTGTATGCGAAAAGATATATTAGAATTGTTTAGATCATATTTTaagaaaactgtcatagtataataaacagtgtaatatttctaaaatctgattaaatgaaaacactgccatctagtggtcggAGTATAACACTCAGAACTCAGAATTAaactaatgattaaaaataagtaatatttttttgaaaatcgatacagAATTGCAAACAATTAATCAGTATATCAAAGTATATCTTcttgaaatgttattttttataatattgtaaCTCAGAGCTCATCTTCTTTCAGGTGGGGGTCTGTTTGGGCTCATTTTGAAAAATAACCGGTTTCGGCGCACGTCAGTCGTCTTCCTCGGTATGGTGGTTCATTTTGTGGCCTTCTACCTGATCTTCCTCAACATACCAGATGATGCTCCAGTGGCGTTTAAAAGCAGCACACAGGAGAAGCCTTATCTGTCACCAAGGTACAGTTCTGACCAAACGTTACAGTCCAATGCAGTCTAGTGTCTGATGCtcattttaaaggggacatattatgcaaaactcattttttgcatgcttttgtatttctaatACGATAAAAAGGCTATCAGTGGCTactgttgggtagtgtacctcttggtgagagaccgtTGACTGGTAAACATGTCTCTATAATGCACTCAAAGACTTTTTGTCCAGCTGACAAACTTTAAAAGGGATGCATTATTGGACAGAGAGATGCAGGATTGTCCATTAGTCAGGCAGCATTGCCTTTGTTTGCATTGGTGTTGGTAACATATAACCTGGACTACTACTATGGTGTCAAAATAGGGTCAAATGTTTAGAGAACCAAAAGTATAATCCACAaccataaaatattacatttgaaaatgaaaggactattattgatataaaaaaataaataaaatcatgtctgtaaacaatatttattattgaatggaGGTTTAATATCCCGTTAATTTGTTTAGACCAGATTTCTTCTGaatctaaaacacaaaacaaatgatTAAACTCTCCATtcaatattatatattgtttacaaacatgattttattttttttatatcaataaaAGTCCTTTTGTtttcaaatgtaatattttatggtTATGGATTATACTTTTGGTTCTCAAAATTTTTGACCCTATTTTGACGCCATATACAGACTACAGACTAGAACCTTATAATCTTTAGTGACTAATCCAGTCTCTGTTTGACATCCGataactgctggtgtgatgatatGGGGAGATTGTTTAGCAGATTTTAGAGTTTCAGATTTTAGAATATGCTATCCTGTTTTTTGTAGTGTCTCCATTGCTATGCTGTGCAGCTTCCTGCTTGGACTCGGAGACAGCTGCTTCAACACTCAGCTTTACAGCATTCTGGGCAGAGTTTACACTGAGCAAAGCGCACCAGCCTTTGCCATCTTCAAGTTTATTCAGGTATGCTCCATATATTCAAGAACAGGGttcctgcgggtccttaaaaaagtcttaaaatgtcttaaattaaaatccgtGTAATTAAGATCTTAAATGgtgttaaatttactgtaaattagctataggtattacattttcagatgatgtgtttaatgccggtgggaaagcatatactaatgttagcggcgaGTTGGCTAACGTCactggggaaagaactaaggttagcaaagagCTATCTAATGTAAGCagcgaactagctaacatactactgTTAGTGgtaagttagctatgttaccagggagagaactaaggttagcggagtgctagctaacattggcggagagctagctaacatactaacattagcagtgagctagctaacataataacattggCGGCAAGCTacctaacatactaatgttagtggcgagttagctacattaccagggagagaactaaggtaagcagagagctagctaacatactgacattagcagcgagttagctaactacgttactggggagagaactaaggttagcagagagctagctaacattggcggagagctagctaaaatactaacgttagcagtgagctagctaacatactaatgttagtggcgagttagctacattaccagggagagaactaaggttagcagagagctagctaacatactgacattagcagcgagttagctaactaCGTTacttgggagagaactaaggttagcagagagctagctaacattggcggagagctagctaaaatactaacgttagcagtgagctagctaacatactaatgttagtggcgagttagctacattaccagggagagaactaaggttagcagagagctagctaacatactgacattagcagcgagttagctaactaCGTTacttgggagagaactaaggttagcagagagctagctaacattagcaggttagctagctaacatactaacataatAATGTTACAGACAAATTAGCttcgttaccagggagagaacaaaggttagttgttttttttttagtcggttttgattttttataaaataaattattttctaccaaagaaattatgactacatttttgggtcttaaattatatttattgaagtCTTAAAAAGGTCTAAAAAAGCATTGAATTTTACTTtcaaaatggtgcaagaaccctgaagTAGGCCCTATTCTGCATTCTTTCCATGACAGTGacagtatatacactatatttccaaaagttCGATATTTTGGATGGGTAAaggaatacttttggcagtatagtgtattataatataaatataatagcatGTTCCTCTCTGTCAGTCTATCTTTGCAGCAGTGGCTTTCTTCTACAGTGGCTACCTCCTGCTGACCTGGCAGCTCCTGATCATGGTCATCCTGGGCTTTATAGGCACCCTGTGCTTCTTCATGGTGGAGAGGATGCAGAATGTCTCGGCTGATTTGCCAGAATACTAGATCTTCTAGtaacataattattttttatacagaGTGTTTGCAAGGCAAATGTATTTGGACTGTTTTCCGTAACCTGGGGAATCACCCTgtttcactctcacacactgcttcAGTGACTCTTCTGTTCCTGAGCTCTTATGAAACACTAACTCATCAGAGcttcagctttattttatttgcattgatAATTTGCTAAAGGTGCTCTTTGTGTGGGATGCTTTTGACAAAACTCATCATTCCTGGGTTGGACTGTATGATCCATTATAATAATCAATTGCAAAACCatagaataattttaaatatcttttaaaaGTAGTATCTGTCAGTTTTAAAGGTGGCACATTTTTTTCAATCATTATTTTTAACTCAACACTAAAGATACTAGCACACAAATCAAGCACAACAATATGGTATGGTATGGCTAATCAGGTatgtgaaaaaaattataatgccTTAGTTTTTTGTGCTTTGCCCCTAAATGTCTCAGGGTTCAGATCACTTCaagatacagtgttaaataaatttctatttttctcttctCTAAAAATAAAAACGTTTGGTTATGCACGTTATCCATGTTGTAAAATGTAGGCCCCATCAcgataactatttttattttatttttatttttactactaGTTTTGTTGTTCCAGAAATATTTGCGATAAAAAAgattattgtcattattgtcaAATGTCACGATATGActttttaagtgcaaaaaatgcagttctattaatttaaagaataataaatttaaattcacagacgcctcgtgctgattgacatcaccctaggagtgatgaggggaaagagcgccatctacccacccagagagagcaagcccaattatgctctctcagggctctggcagctgatggcaagctgcatgaccgggattcacaCCTGTGATCTCCCTTCattgtggcagcgctttagactttTGGACCACTTAGCACCcctaattttttaatttttggaaATATATATAGATGGTTAagttagaatattttaaaatatatcctaaatactctaaatgtaaataaaattataccACTTAGCTCATTCACAATAATTAGTCTCCCTAATAATCATCTTATTTTTACTTAATGATAACTTAATAACATAACTATCATGACTGGCCTAATAAAATGCACTGCCTATATTGtacttattattgttattactttaaactacatttatatattttgcatACTATTATTTGAGTTGAGTAACctgtattttattgttaattgttCTGATTAGAGTTTTAACATGCAAAAACGACTCAGATACACTCAATTAAAAGGACAGTAAGGTTTTTTACCAAAGACACACATATATGAGGGTTTTTAAAGGTATAAAAAAGATGGACCATGGCAATATATAGGAAGTAGAAGAAGAAATTTAGAGTGTCATATGTACAgtgtcatgccaaaagtcatgggacagtaactGGTCTCATGTAAAGAATGCTGTACTGGATGTGTGATATGTGGATATGTTGTTCCCTGAGAGAACAATTCATAATTCGTAGGCATactcttgtcccatgacttttggcatgtcagtgattttttttgcgcacagttaaaaaaaaacataattcagtattttattgtttaagaaAATGCAGTGTTTTCTAAAATGTACAATACTTAAATAACCAGCATTAAAATTTCAGTGCTTAACTCGAAGTTGTATAATAACTATGCAATGATTAACAGTAATTAGTGTCTtgtgaatgtattttatttatatttactaatATACCAGCATTTCTCTGTTAGTATTCCAGCTGTATGATCTTGTTAACTGACAATCAATTGTATTGAGTTTAGTGTTTTATACATAATAATTTCAGTGAGGTAAAGTATATGCTGTATATGTGATGAACTGTATTTGTTGTATTGTGTATATGTTGTTTCCTTGCACTTTGTTTGTGTATTTCAGGTCCAAAGTTCAATAAAGAATCGCAAGTTATTGCAAGGTAATTTGTGTTTATTGCATTTTATTCTAACATAGAGAACTCCTGCTGGTTAAGATAGTTTTAAAAGtaaaggttttttaaaaaaatctatacacagctcaaaattaagagaccatttcagtttctgaatcagtttctgatttagctatttataggtttatgtttgagtaaaatgaacattgttgttttattctataaactaccgacaacatttatcccaaattacaaataaaaatattgtcatttagagcatttatttgcagaaaatgagaaatggctgaaataacaaaaaaagatgcagagctttcagacctcaagtaatgcaaagaaaacaagttcatgttcataaaaatGTTacgagttaagaaatcaatatttggtggaataaccctgttttttaatcacagttttcatgcatctcggcatgttttcctccaccagtcttacacactgcttttggataactttatgcctttactcctggtgcaaaaattcaagcagttcagtttggtttgatggcttgtgatcatccatcttcctcttgattatattccagaggatttcaatttggtaaaatcaaagaaactcatcatcttattattttacaaagctgtatattattttaaagtgtgtaGATGGCTCCAATATACAGTAAAAGAATGAACATTTTGGTCCATTTTCATGTACATCCAGCAGAGGGCACAGGCGGCAAACCCAAATACTGAACATCACTGGGCGAGAGGAGGAAGTGATGTAATACAAAGAGAAAGTTGGGAAAGTTCAGTTATATACAGAACCCCTAAGGTTATATTGGGGATTGTCTGTAATAAGTTGTGGCtacaataatataatgtattcagaccacaaaataaaaaatcaaggCCATGCTGATAATATACTActacatatattattaatatacaccTATCTGCCATAACATTccctgcaggcacgtaacagtattagatgttattttagggtgctttcacatctGCCTCGTTttgtccggactttcggacttttcagtttggtccgaaacAAAGtggcaggtgtgaaaggggccgcgaaccacggtccggaccaaaggaccagattttggtccgaccaagagaggtggtctcggtccggatcttctgaaccatgttccggttcgcctgcagtgtgaaagagcttttctagatggttcaaactttcgaaccaattacaggaagctgagcaggcgttcctcaacaacggcagcagaagaagaaaaataaccggaaaagcaggaaaaatgagccttgggtacagctgcttcaggacgagcacgttcatttggcgaatttgaactaacctagagtactgtgcctgaagttgctgctgctggtattaaaaccacaatagcagcacacctatggagacgaaatgaaactgtttattaattttatcctgatcctggaaatgaaccacccgctgaatcatcaacacgccaacgtcagacgcatgtccttctaaaaccaatcagcgtcaagttaaggaaaacgcatcgatacagaagtgatgatgaaaggatgtaggagtatcacacaaaggtctttgtgTGACACAAAGAACTTTCTacaccttacattttaaaaatagcctcgttactcctatttcatttgagctcgttttcattccggcttctcatcgttcaataaaacccctatccagataaatctctgcATCCAGAtgcagtgaatctgattgtgattggatgtagagaagtataaaaatattccattccgacaccctattggtttatactgtaatccatcacacctgcacacattctcattccagaatgttgtacttgttcctctgcataaataaatgctttagtagattttgagcagtgtttatgtttagggtcgttgtcttgttgaagtatccagccccagccCAACTTTAGCtctctcactgattcttaaactttgttctcaagaatctgctgatattgactggaatccatgtgaccctcaagtttaacaagatttccagtacctgcactaatcacacagccccacagcatgatgaaccaccaccagattttactgtggggagcaataaagtgtttgtgttggaatgctgagTTCTTTTTAACCGCCTGCCAAATAACTTAACTtgagtttcatcagtccacagaaccttattccaaaatgaagctggcttgtctaaatgtgctttagtatacctcaagcgactctgtttgtggcgtgtgctcaaaaAAGGCtgtttctgcattaattactctcccatacagcctctcctcgtacaaagtgcactgaatagtgaatagGGAACGATGCACAGTAACTcaatctgcagtaagatgatgatgtaggtgtttggagctctggaggtctgtgatcatgttgactatgactgttctcaccatccttctcctctgattatctgagatttttcttgttctgccacttcaggtcttaactagaactgtgtctgtggttcttccatttcctcactctgttcctcacagtggaaactgcagctgaaatctctgagattttagctttttatatccttcctctaaaccatgttGTTGAACAGTCTCTGTTTTCAGGTAATTTGAGAgtttttgttttgaggctcccatgttgccactctttagaGAAGGTGAGAAAAAGAGGCGAAAAACTTGCAGTTGGCTCCTGAACactttctcctgtgtgaatgtaggtcaaggatcaatgagcttaccaaacaaattttgtgttctaGTAATTAATGCTAAAGGCATTCAAGTctataaaacgacaagggtgcccaaattttgtttaaagaattattgcacactttctgtaaatcctataaacttaatttcacttctcaaacattACTgtattcatctgctatatgatatatttaactgaaattgctgatctgaacaaccaatgatttataaagtaaaatcatgaaaatattCAGACGTGGCCAAACCCAAACATTATCATAcccctgtatacagtatatacc
Proteins encoded in this window:
- the LOC103045472 gene encoding UNC93-like protein MFSD11, whose protein sequence is MCDIRTYNVVILGIGFLFIFTAFTTCGNIEQTVVKSLDNATFTGSGYHSLGIIYGIFSFANLLAPPVVTVIGPRFTMFFSGILYSGYIAVFINPWTWSFYFTSVLIGIGAALLWTAQGHFLVENSDASTINRNTGLFWALLQCSMLFGNLYVYLDWKGKSEISDGDRRIMFIALLVTSVIGTLSFLILRRSQQLEDEVLSEEEGRSLLSSRLIYKQRANSAINDAKAEFKTILHLFGTKTILLLACCMAYSGLELSFYSGVYGTCIGATSQFGDGAKALIGISGIVVGFGEIIGGGLFGLILKNNRFRRTSVVFLGMVVHFVAFYLIFLNIPDDAPVAFKSSTQEKPYLSPSVSIAMLCSFLLGLGDSCFNTQLYSILGRVYTEQSAPAFAIFKFIQSIFAAVAFFYSGYLLLTWQLLIMVILGFIGTLCFFMVERMQNVSADLPEY